A window of Mucilaginibacter paludis DSM 18603 contains these coding sequences:
- a CDS encoding DUF6986 family protein, with protein MKFSINDTEKNDLLNQLGTANIAFQKKYPGDKPDRQAVHTVYGGANLFKSDTTVRMGEIALKNLQTYAPNFVVLARVLQLDGHKHLPHLESDIARLTHQLDSMTEAERKEESAWLAYSVYNKIVKKLQTEAVEDFRIDFEDGFGNRPDDEEDATAVNAAHELALGMQNGTISPFIGIRIKPFTEDLKARGVRTLDIFLSTLFEQTQGKLPENFVVMLPKVTIPEQVITLVNLFEIIEKANNLPAGYLKMETMVEATQIVMDDEGRNPLFRIIKASEGRCIAAHFGTYDYTASCGITAKYQTMAHSVCDFAHHMTKVALGGTGIFLSDGATNVIPIGPHRGDDLSFEQLKENREAVHHAWKIGFTHTTHSLINGMYQGWDLNPAQLPMRYAATYNFFLSSYEDAVYRLKTFVERAAISTLTGDIFDDAATGQGLLNFFLKAMNCGAITEEEALATGLTLDEIRSRSFFRILEGRRK; from the coding sequence ATGAAATTCAGCATCAACGACACTGAAAAAAACGACTTATTAAACCAATTGGGGACTGCCAACATCGCATTCCAAAAAAAGTATCCGGGTGATAAACCCGACCGGCAAGCGGTACATACCGTTTACGGCGGGGCCAACCTTTTCAAATCGGATACCACAGTGAGGATGGGCGAAATTGCCCTGAAGAACCTGCAAACTTATGCGCCCAACTTTGTAGTATTGGCCAGGGTATTGCAATTAGACGGACACAAGCACCTGCCCCACCTGGAAAGTGATATCGCCAGGCTCACACATCAACTGGACAGCATGACCGAGGCCGAAAGAAAAGAAGAAAGCGCCTGGCTGGCTTATTCGGTTTACAACAAAATTGTAAAAAAACTACAAACCGAAGCAGTTGAGGATTTCAGGATAGATTTTGAAGATGGCTTTGGCAACCGCCCCGACGATGAGGAAGATGCTACTGCGGTAAATGCCGCCCATGAGCTGGCTTTGGGTATGCAAAACGGCACCATATCGCCCTTTATCGGCATCCGCATCAAACCATTTACCGAAGATTTAAAAGCTCGTGGCGTACGTACACTCGACATTTTTTTGTCTACCCTGTTTGAGCAAACGCAAGGCAAACTGCCCGAAAACTTTGTGGTGATGCTGCCTAAGGTTACCATCCCCGAGCAGGTGATCACTTTGGTGAATTTGTTTGAGATCATCGAGAAGGCGAATAACCTGCCTGCCGGATACCTCAAAATGGAAACCATGGTTGAGGCCACCCAGATTGTAATGGACGACGAAGGCCGTAACCCTTTATTCCGGATTATTAAAGCCAGCGAGGGCCGCTGCATAGCTGCTCATTTTGGCACTTACGACTATACTGCCTCTTGCGGAATTACCGCAAAGTATCAAACCATGGCGCATTCCGTTTGCGATTTCGCCCACCACATGACCAAGGTAGCCCTCGGAGGGACAGGCATATTTTTATCCGACGGCGCAACCAATGTGATCCCCATAGGCCCGCACCGGGGCGACGATCTGAGCTTTGAGCAACTGAAAGAAAACCGCGAGGCCGTACACCATGCCTGGAAAATTGGCTTTACACATACTACGCACTCGCTGATCAATGGCATGTACCAGGGCTGGGACCTGAACCCGGCGCAACTGCCGATGCGTTACGCGGCTACCTATAACTTCTTTTTAAGTAGCTACGAAGATGCCGTTTACCGCCTGAAAACCTTTGTAGAAAGAGCGGCCATATCAACCCTCACGGGAGATATTTTTGACGATGCCGCAACCGGGCAGGGGCTGCTCAACTTCTTTTTAAAGGCCATGAACTGCGGTGCCATTACCGAAGAAGAAGCGCTGGCAACAGGCCTTACTCTGGACGAGATACGAAGCCGGTCGTTCTTCAGAATTTTGGAAGGCAGAAGGAAATAG
- the uraD gene encoding 2-oxo-4-hydroxy-4-carboxy-5-ureidoimidazoline decarboxylase — translation MTIANFNQLNDAEKHEALFKCCGSTTWVNLMMTTLPVKGLVELLAYADEKWQQCTEKDWLEAFTHHPKIGDVNALKEKFASTASWASNEQSGVNAAPDDVLVALAKGNAEYEQKFGYIFIVCATGKSAAQMLDLLDARLPNDPAREIKIAAGEQAKITRIRLEKLFA, via the coding sequence ATGACCATTGCAAATTTTAACCAGCTGAACGACGCGGAGAAGCATGAAGCTCTATTTAAATGCTGCGGTTCAACTACCTGGGTCAACTTAATGATGACTACCCTCCCGGTAAAAGGCCTGGTTGAGCTACTGGCATACGCCGACGAAAAATGGCAGCAGTGTACCGAAAAAGATTGGCTGGAGGCATTTACCCATCACCCTAAAATTGGCGATGTAAACGCTTTAAAAGAAAAATTTGCCAGTACAGCCAGCTGGGCATCAAACGAGCAATCGGGTGTAAACGCGGCTCCGGATGATGTGCTTGTAGCGTTGGCCAAAGGAAATGCCGAATACGAACAAAAATTCGGCTATATTTTTATTGTTTGCGCCACTGGAAAATCAGCCGCACAAATGCTGGATTTGTTAGACGCACGCTTGCCTAATGATCCCGCCAGGGAAATCAAAATTGCCGCAGGCGAACAAGCCAAAATAACCCGGATCCGATTAGAAAAATTATTTGCATGA
- a CDS encoding allantoate amidohydrolase: protein MDNYLKRADQVFARINQLAAISEHEQGITRTFGTEAFLQGSRQVFLWMQQAGLDTRIDNIGNVRGRIISSNPDAKTFVIASHIDTVVNAGKFDGPLGVLMGLDLLEQLVENRVSLPFHIELIAFSDEEGVRFHTTYLGSKVVTGAFDTSLLNKTDHAGNTLSSVITGMGGAINLLSHDAIAPQNWLGYYEIHIEQGPVLYERNIPVAIVTAIAGQKRVEITFTGMAGHAGTVPMDMRKDALCAAAEFVLMVQQYALANKTNMVATVGKLEVINSASNVIPGKVVCSLDLRSADGSMLEKAYQYINKFAEEIAKKHDTVTVFNLIQHSNSSTCDDNLNNNLRNSILNSGIELVELVSGAGHDAVPISQVSPVSMLFVRCYKGISHNPLEDAEIQDVAAAIQVSEKFIKTLIDQYH from the coding sequence ATGGATAATTATTTGAAAAGAGCGGATCAAGTTTTTGCCAGGATAAACCAGTTAGCGGCTATCAGTGAGCATGAACAAGGTATCACCCGGACATTTGGCACCGAAGCTTTTTTGCAGGGAAGCAGGCAGGTATTTTTATGGATGCAGCAAGCTGGCCTGGACACCCGCATTGATAACATCGGTAACGTACGCGGACGCATCATAAGCTCAAACCCCGATGCTAAAACCTTCGTTATCGCATCACATATCGATACGGTTGTTAACGCCGGTAAGTTTGATGGGCCTTTAGGTGTTTTGATGGGCCTTGATCTGTTGGAGCAATTGGTAGAAAACAGAGTTAGCCTACCTTTCCATATCGAGCTGATCGCTTTCAGCGACGAAGAAGGCGTGCGCTTCCATACCACCTATTTGGGCAGTAAAGTGGTTACCGGCGCTTTTGATACCAGCTTACTCAACAAAACAGACCACGCAGGCAATACCTTAAGTTCGGTAATTACCGGCATGGGGGGAGCTATTAATTTATTAAGCCATGATGCCATAGCGCCGCAAAATTGGCTGGGCTATTACGAGATCCATATTGAGCAGGGGCCGGTGCTGTATGAGCGCAATATCCCGGTAGCCATAGTTACCGCCATAGCCGGGCAAAAGCGGGTTGAAATAACCTTTACCGGAATGGCCGGGCATGCCGGAACAGTACCGATGGATATGCGCAAAGATGCGCTATGTGCAGCGGCCGAATTTGTGCTGATGGTGCAGCAATATGCCCTGGCAAATAAAACCAATATGGTAGCCACAGTTGGTAAACTGGAGGTGATTAATTCGGCCAGTAATGTAATTCCGGGGAAGGTGGTTTGCAGCCTGGATTTGCGCAGCGCAGATGGATCCATGCTCGAAAAAGCCTACCAGTATATCAATAAGTTTGCGGAAGAAATCGCTAAAAAGCATGACACAGTGACAGTATTCAATTTAATACAACATTCAAATTCAAGTACTTGCGATGACAACCTAAACAATAACTTAAGAAATTCAATTTTAAATTCCGGGATTGAATTGGTAGAGCTGGTGAGCGGCGCCGGGCATGATGCCGTACCCATATCGCAGGTTTCGCCGGTGAGTATGTTGTTTGTGCGATGCTATAAAGGCATCAGCCACAACCCGCTCGAAGATGCCGAAATTCAGGATGTTGCCGCCGCGATACAGGTATCAGAAAAGTTTATCAAAACATTAATAGATCAATATCATTAG
- the allE gene encoding (S)-ureidoglycine aminohydrolase, whose protein sequence is MEISALTRSVVKRNHAVIAPDGYINSNVPGWENCTVNVIINEQMGANLCQTLITAAADCKLKGVTTASQIFFYVVEGSCKANIGTLSKTLTKGQFVYIPIGKEYAFDEISEGTQLLTFHKVYQKLEGYDVPPVYFGDAADIEGPIYMNDEALRIQVLLPADLGFDMAVNIFTYQTGGNLPMVETHIMEHGLLYLQGQGIYMLDHEWYPIKKGDSIWMAPYCQQWFTAMGKEPAVYIYYKNVNRFPTTI, encoded by the coding sequence ATGGAAATATCAGCATTAACCCGGTCGGTGGTAAAACGCAACCACGCCGTTATCGCTCCCGATGGATATATTAACAGCAACGTTCCGGGTTGGGAAAACTGCACCGTAAACGTCATCATCAATGAGCAAATGGGCGCAAACCTTTGCCAAACTTTAATTACAGCGGCTGCCGACTGTAAGCTTAAAGGAGTAACTACCGCTTCGCAAATATTTTTTTACGTTGTTGAGGGGAGCTGCAAGGCCAACATAGGCACACTGAGCAAAACCTTAACCAAAGGGCAGTTTGTTTATATCCCTATCGGTAAAGAATACGCTTTTGATGAGATAAGCGAAGGTACCCAGCTGCTCACCTTTCATAAGGTTTATCAAAAGCTCGAGGGCTACGATGTTCCGCCTGTTTATTTTGGCGATGCCGCCGATATTGAAGGCCCCATTTACATGAATGATGAGGCACTGCGGATCCAGGTATTACTTCCGGCCGACCTGGGTTTCGATATGGCAGTTAACATCTTCACCTACCAAACCGGCGGCAACCTGCCTATGGTTGAAACTCATATCATGGAGCACGGACTGCTGTATTTACAAGGACAAGGCATTTACATGCTCGACCACGAATGGTACCCGATTAAAAAAGGCGACTCGATATGGATGGCGCCCTATTGCCAGCAATGGTTTACCGCCATGGGTAAAGAACCTGCAGTATACATTTACTACAAAAACGTAAACCGCTTTCCAACAACCATTTAA
- a CDS encoding DUF6881 domain-containing protein, with product MKYIKVQWIHNFEDEPDWWYHEIGEDGFETRKLMIYKNGTVEIVSKNMQTGDIELSDQEFLSVEEINQNPEFVGGEISAEEFQSIWNNYVQLS from the coding sequence ATGAAATATATCAAGGTACAATGGATTCACAATTTTGAAGATGAGCCCGATTGGTGGTATCATGAAATCGGGGAAGATGGTTTTGAAACCAGAAAACTAATGATCTATAAAAATGGGACTGTGGAAATTGTTTCGAAAAATATGCAAACGGGCGATATCGAATTATCCGATCAGGAATTTTTATCAGTGGAAGAAATTAACCAAAATCCAGAATTTGTTGGAGGTGAGATTTCTGCAGAAGAGTTTCAAAGTATTTGGAATAATTATGTGCAGTTAAGCTAA
- a CDS encoding AMP nucleosidase, with protein sequence MNEEKDVKKDPAIVERSKKIKEVQSPIRAGLKTKDAIVVNWLPRYTGRPLDDFTPYIILTNFSGYLQLFSKWHDDAPIIGLDKPMQSVSANGITIINFGMGSALAATVMDLLTAIHPKAVVFLGKCGGLKKNNNVGDLILPIAAIRGEGASNDYMPPEVPALPSFALQKAISTTIREHDRDYWTGTCYTTNRRVWEHDKKFKKYLKSLRAMAIDMETATIFTTGFANKIPTGALLLVSDQPMIPEGVKTAESDSKVTERYVETHLRVGIESLKQLINNGLTVKHLKF encoded by the coding sequence ATGAACGAGGAAAAGGATGTTAAGAAAGATCCTGCCATTGTTGAGCGTTCAAAAAAAATTAAAGAGGTACAAAGCCCCATCAGGGCGGGCCTGAAAACCAAAGACGCCATTGTGGTGAACTGGCTGCCGCGCTACACCGGCAGGCCGCTGGATGATTTTACACCCTACATCATCCTGACCAATTTTTCGGGATATTTACAGCTGTTTTCCAAATGGCATGATGATGCACCCATTATTGGCCTGGATAAACCGATGCAAAGCGTATCCGCCAACGGTATTACCATTATCAATTTTGGTATGGGCAGTGCGCTGGCAGCCACCGTTATGGATCTGCTGACGGCTATACACCCTAAAGCCGTTGTTTTTTTGGGCAAATGCGGCGGTTTAAAGAAGAATAATAATGTTGGCGACCTTATACTGCCCATAGCGGCGATACGCGGCGAGGGGGCTTCAAACGACTATATGCCGCCCGAAGTTCCAGCGTTGCCTTCCTTTGCTTTGCAAAAGGCGATATCAACCACCATCCGCGAGCATGACCGCGACTACTGGACCGGCACCTGCTACACCACCAACCGCCGGGTTTGGGAGCATGATAAAAAGTTTAAAAAGTATTTGAAATCCCTCCGGGCTATGGCCATCGATATGGAAACGGCCACTATTTTTACCACCGGCTTTGCCAATAAAATCCCCACCGGGGCATTGTTGCTCGTGTCAGATCAGCCGATGATCCCCGAAGGGGTGAAGACTGCCGAAAGCGACTCAAAGGTTACCGAGCGGTATGTGGAAACTCATTTAAGGGTGGGGATAGAATCGCTTAAGCAATTGATTAATAATGGTCTTACGGTAAAGCACTTGAAGTTTTAG
- the ade gene encoding adenine deaminase: MQITAKLVDIKNRDIYPATVAIADGKIVSVVKVEVDNENSLAYMMPGFIDAHVHIESSMLIPAEFARLAVVHGTVGTVSDPHEIANVCGLAGVEYMIENGKTVPFKFNFGAPSCVPATTFETAGANISAGDVAALLKRDEIKYLTEMMNFPGVLNNDPEVMAKIKSALDAGKPVDGHAPGLRGEQARQYIEAGISTDHECFTQEEALDKLSHGMKILIREGSAAKNFDALADLLHDHSEHIMFCSDDKHPDSLVASHINELCSRASHRGIDVFKILQAACINPVEHYKLNIGLLQVGDDADFILVKNLSRFEVLQTYINGVLVADEGQSKISGASAGMNNNFDCIEKIPEDFIYFHEDKFDGLTPVIEAIDGQLITNKLMVALKPEDGILKPDLKDDILKIAVVNRYHHAPIAKAFIKNFGLTEGAIASSVAHDSHNIVVVGVDDESICRAVNLIIKARGGISCVSKNEETILPLPVAGLMSDQDGYEVAKAYTDIDAKAKKLGSALSAPFMTLSFMALLVIPHLKLSDKGLFDGNEFKLI; encoded by the coding sequence ATGCAGATAACCGCGAAGCTCGTCGATATTAAAAACAGGGATATTTATCCCGCTACGGTCGCCATTGCCGATGGAAAGATAGTATCTGTAGTAAAGGTTGAAGTAGATAACGAAAACTCGCTGGCATACATGATGCCGGGCTTTATAGACGCGCATGTGCACATTGAAAGCTCGATGCTGATACCTGCAGAATTTGCGCGCCTGGCCGTTGTGCATGGTACCGTAGGCACCGTGAGCGACCCGCATGAGATTGCCAACGTGTGCGGACTGGCGGGTGTAGAGTATATGATTGAGAACGGCAAAACCGTACCCTTCAAATTTAATTTCGGCGCGCCGAGTTGCGTGCCGGCTACAACTTTTGAAACTGCCGGGGCAAACATCAGTGCCGGTGATGTAGCAGCACTTTTAAAGCGCGACGAGATTAAATACCTTACGGAGATGATGAATTTTCCGGGCGTGTTAAATAATGACCCGGAGGTAATGGCCAAAATTAAAAGCGCTCTGGACGCAGGGAAACCTGTTGACGGCCATGCGCCGGGTTTACGAGGCGAACAGGCCAGGCAATACATTGAGGCAGGCATCAGTACCGACCACGAATGTTTTACCCAAGAGGAGGCTTTGGATAAATTAAGCCACGGCATGAAAATATTGATCCGCGAAGGGAGCGCAGCCAAAAACTTCGATGCCCTGGCCGACCTTTTACACGATCATTCAGAGCATATCATGTTCTGTAGCGACGACAAGCACCCCGACAGCCTCGTAGCAAGTCATATAAACGAACTTTGCAGTCGAGCCTCACATAGAGGCATTGATGTATTTAAAATCCTCCAGGCGGCCTGTATTAACCCCGTAGAGCATTACAAATTAAACATAGGACTATTGCAGGTTGGAGATGACGCCGATTTTATTTTGGTGAAGAACCTGAGCCGCTTTGAAGTACTCCAAACCTATATCAACGGCGTACTGGTAGCCGATGAAGGCCAATCAAAAATCAGCGGGGCATCCGCCGGAATGAACAACAATTTTGATTGTATCGAAAAAATTCCGGAAGATTTTATTTATTTCCACGAGGATAAATTTGATGGACTAACTCCTGTAATTGAAGCGATTGACGGGCAATTGATCACCAATAAATTGATGGTTGCACTCAAGCCCGAAGATGGAATACTAAAACCGGATTTAAAGGATGACATCCTGAAGATTGCCGTTGTAAACCGTTATCATCATGCGCCCATCGCTAAAGCGTTCATCAAAAATTTCGGCTTAACCGAAGGCGCAATCGCTTCATCCGTAGCGCACGACAGCCATAACATCGTAGTTGTGGGCGTTGACGATGAAAGTATTTGCAGAGCGGTAAATTTGATTATCAAAGCCCGTGGCGGCATCAGCTGTGTAAGCAAAAACGAAGAAACTATTCTGCCCCTGCCTGTTGCAGGCTTAATGAGCGATCAGGACGGTTACGAGGTTGCCAAAGCTTATACCGATATCGATGCCAAAGCCAAAAAACTCGGCTCAGCGCTCTCCGCTCCCTTCATGACGTTATCCTTCATGGCCCTGCTGGTGATCCCTCATTTAAAATTGAGCGATAAAGGCCTCTTTGATGGTAACGAGTTTAAGCTAATTTGA
- the allB gene encoding allantoinase AllB: MSLFAIKSTNIILPDGIAKGLILIENGLIIDVLPFNAIVNCTVEDVGDKIVMAGVVDPHIHINEPGRTDWEGFNTATKAAIAGGLTTLVDMPLNSAPVTTSVSAFKAKLAATKGQLHTNCGFWGGVVPGNTNEIEPLIKMGVLGFKAFLTHSGIDDFPNATEADLRKAMPIIAKYNLPLLVHCELTDDFKVKDQDPVSYAHYLASRPKYWEDQAISLMIALCEEYRCRVHIVHLSSANSIDQIAQAKQKGLPLTVETGQHYLYFNAEDIQNGQTQFKCAPPIREQANNNLLWEALKSGIIDFVATDHSPAPPDLKQLQSGDFTKAWGGISSLQFALPVLWTAAKARNCTVTDMAKWLAKEPAKLIGKSGTKGKIAKGYDADLIVWDAEETFILTEAMIQHKHKVSPYLGQQLYGKIEQTYIAGTLVFNGGNFIALNQGKVILGNG; encoded by the coding sequence ATGAGCTTATTCGCAATCAAATCTACAAACATCATACTGCCTGATGGTATAGCTAAAGGGCTGATTTTGATTGAGAATGGACTCATCATTGACGTACTCCCTTTCAACGCCATAGTTAACTGCACGGTAGAAGACGTTGGCGATAAAATAGTAATGGCCGGCGTGGTCGATCCGCACATCCACATCAACGAACCCGGCCGCACCGACTGGGAAGGATTTAATACCGCCACCAAAGCGGCCATTGCCGGAGGTTTGACTACCCTGGTAGACATGCCGCTCAACTCGGCACCGGTTACCACCAGCGTATCGGCCTTTAAAGCAAAATTGGCCGCCACTAAAGGGCAGCTACATACCAACTGCGGTTTCTGGGGAGGCGTAGTGCCCGGCAATACCAACGAAATAGAACCACTGATTAAAATGGGTGTATTGGGTTTCAAAGCTTTTTTAACCCATTCGGGGATAGATGATTTTCCGAACGCTACCGAGGCCGACCTCCGTAAGGCTATGCCCATCATCGCCAAATATAATTTACCACTCCTGGTTCATTGCGAGTTAACGGATGATTTTAAGGTAAAGGATCAGGATCCCGTATCCTACGCCCACTACCTGGCATCCCGCCCAAAATACTGGGAAGACCAGGCTATCAGCTTAATGATTGCCCTGTGTGAAGAATATCGCTGCCGGGTACATATCGTACACTTATCGTCAGCTAACTCCATCGATCAGATCGCGCAAGCCAAACAAAAAGGTTTACCGCTCACCGTTGAAACCGGCCAGCATTACCTCTATTTTAATGCCGAAGATATTCAGAACGGGCAAACTCAATTTAAGTGCGCGCCGCCCATCCGCGAGCAAGCCAATAACAATTTACTTTGGGAGGCGCTAAAAAGCGGCATCATCGACTTTGTAGCTACCGACCATTCTCCGGCCCCGCCCGACTTAAAACAACTACAGAGCGGCGATTTCACCAAAGCCTGGGGAGGCATATCGTCCCTCCAATTTGCCCTGCCGGTATTATGGACGGCAGCCAAAGCGCGAAACTGCACCGTTACCGACATGGCCAAATGGCTTGCTAAAGAACCAGCAAAATTAATTGGCAAAAGCGGAACCAAAGGTAAAATAGCCAAAGGTTATGATGCCGACCTGATTGTATGGGATGCTGAAGAAACCTTTATATTAACCGAAGCCATGATACAGCACAAACACAAAGTAAGCCCTTATTTGGGCCAGCAACTATACGGCAAGATAGAACAAACGTATATTGCGGGCACTCTTGTTTTTAATGGCGGCAATTTTATTGCACTTAACCAGGGTAAGGTAATTTTAGGCAATGGATAA
- the pucL gene encoding factor-independent urate hydroxylase translates to MNIKLGKNAYGKRAVNLSKIIRHADHHEFRQISVSSALEGDFETAHTMGDNSKILATDTQKNTVYILAREHFNKGIEDFGLYLSNFFLSNNPQVSKVNIGIEEHLYARMAFDGTVHPHAYVSSGNEKHTTTIVQDKDSVTITAGIKDLLILKTTDSAFTGYIQEPYTILKETTDRILATKCEATWTYNSVNIDFTAIFEQIRNTLLKTFAFHKSLSVQQTLYAMGEAVLQVYPEVEEISLVMPNKHHIPYNMEPFGLDNTNEIFIATDEPFGYITGTVVREQDSV, encoded by the coding sequence ATGAATATCAAATTAGGAAAAAACGCCTACGGAAAAAGGGCGGTAAACTTATCTAAAATTATCCGCCACGCCGATCACCACGAATTCAGGCAGATTTCGGTAAGCTCGGCCCTGGAAGGCGATTTTGAAACCGCGCATACGATGGGCGATAACTCCAAAATTTTAGCTACAGATACTCAGAAAAATACCGTTTACATTTTAGCCAGGGAGCATTTTAATAAAGGGATTGAGGATTTTGGCCTGTATTTATCCAACTTTTTTTTAAGTAATAATCCGCAGGTATCTAAAGTTAATATCGGTATTGAAGAACATTTGTACGCCCGTATGGCATTTGATGGCACCGTTCACCCGCATGCCTACGTAAGCAGCGGGAACGAGAAACATACAACCACCATTGTTCAGGATAAGGATAGCGTGACTATTACCGCGGGTATCAAGGATCTGTTGATACTGAAAACCACTGATTCGGCCTTTACAGGATATATCCAGGAGCCTTATACGATATTGAAAGAAACTACCGACAGGATACTCGCCACCAAATGCGAGGCGACCTGGACCTATAACTCTGTAAATATCGACTTTACCGCCATCTTTGAGCAGATCCGCAACACGCTTTTAAAAACTTTCGCTTTTCATAAAAGCCTTTCGGTACAGCAAACGCTGTATGCTATGGGGGAAGCGGTTTTGCAGGTTTACCCTGAAGTTGAAGAGATCAGTTTGGTTATGCCGAACAAGCACCATATCCCCTATAACATGGAACCGTTTGGGTTAGATAATACGAATGAGATTTTTATTGCGACTGATGAGCCGTTTGGTTATATTACTGGTACGGTTGTGAGGGAGCAGGATTCTGTTTAA
- the uraH gene encoding hydroxyisourate hydrolase — MSQITTHILDTTLGKPAQGVAISLHQQHGAEWIKLAEGTTNADGRIANLLDKETVLPIGIYKMHFEVHPYFETLGITAFYPWVDIVFNISTNEHYHVPLLLNPFGYSTYRGS; from the coding sequence ATGAGCCAGATCACCACGCATATTTTAGATACCACCCTTGGCAAACCCGCACAAGGCGTAGCCATATCGTTGCACCAGCAGCATGGCGCAGAATGGATCAAACTGGCAGAAGGCACAACCAACGCCGATGGCCGCATAGCTAACCTGTTGGATAAAGAAACAGTATTGCCCATTGGCATTTATAAAATGCACTTTGAGGTTCATCCTTACTTTGAAACACTCGGCATAACTGCCTTTTACCCTTGGGTAGACATTGTTTTTAACATCAGTACTAACGAGCACTACCATGTACCATTATTGTTAAACCCATTTGGGTATTCAACTTACAGAGGTTCCTGA